A genomic stretch from Methylorubrum extorquens includes:
- a CDS encoding conserved protein of unknown function (Evidence 4 : Unknown function but conserved in other organisms), with translation MLTYEKKPDSAIAEIVVDGKISDEEMNTVMTAMKADLDKGGRIKLLEDIRSFEGMEPAAFFKDPRFGISMMKGVSHVALVTDATWLKAVAETFGFVSPVQIKVFERARIDEARTWLEAAA, from the coding sequence TTGCTGACCTATGAGAAGAAGCCCGATTCCGCCATCGCCGAGATCGTCGTCGATGGGAAGATCTCCGACGAGGAGATGAACACGGTCATGACCGCGATGAAGGCCGACCTCGACAAGGGCGGCCGCATCAAACTCCTTGAAGATATTCGCAGCTTCGAGGGCATGGAGCCGGCGGCCTTCTTCAAGGACCCGCGCTTCGGCATCTCGATGATGAAGGGCGTGAGCCACGTCGCCCTCGTCACCGATGCGACTTGGCTCAAGGCCGTAGCCGAGACCTTCGGCTTCGTCTCGCCGGTGCAGATCAAGGTGTTCGAGCGCGCCCGCATCGACGAGGCGCGGACTTGGCTCGAAGCCGCGGCCTGA
- a CDS encoding conserved protein of unknown function; putative exported protein (Evidence 4 : Unknown function but conserved in other organisms), whose product MLKFALTAALATVLASPAMAGDFDGTWSVQLVTESGMCDAQYSYTLAVRDGQVRPVTTVASGGTTVSGRVGADGGVGLNVAASAANGTASGRLQARSGSGTWRVSGGLCTGRWVAKRHTLRTALAE is encoded by the coding sequence ATGCTCAAGTTCGCCCTCACCGCTGCTCTGGCCACCGTGCTCGCCTCGCCGGCGATGGCAGGAGATTTCGATGGGACGTGGTCGGTTCAACTCGTGACCGAAAGCGGCATGTGTGACGCCCAATACAGCTACACCCTGGCCGTACGGGATGGACAGGTCCGCCCGGTCACGACGGTGGCTTCCGGCGGCACCACGGTGAGCGGCCGTGTCGGGGCGGATGGGGGTGTCGGCCTGAACGTCGCGGCTTCGGCTGCGAACGGGACCGCCTCGGGCCGGCTCCAGGCCCGCTCGGGCTCCGGCACGTGGCGCGTTTCCGGCGGCCTGTGCACCGGCCGTTGGGTCGCCAAGCGCCACACGCTCCGGACCGCGCTCGCCGAGTAA